The following proteins come from a genomic window of Rissa tridactyla isolate bRisTri1 chromosome 13, bRisTri1.patW.cur.20221130, whole genome shotgun sequence:
- the PIK3IP1 gene encoding phosphoinositide-3-kinase-interacting protein 1 isoform X2: MLHGGPRRAAALGALLLGWLLLAAAEECLRGNGASYRGSRRVASGGAPCLNWLAVRSGPGAAIPAVAEDHNNCRNPDGDTAPWCYVRGAAGVPERRPCDIAQCSDATAATAPVPTAEVGTSQEVDRVFEPADTLPSRSEAAAVQPIIGISQRVQVNSKEKKDLGTLGYVLGLIMMVIIIAIGAGIVLGYIYKRGRDLKEKHEQKVYEREMQRITLPLSAFTNPACELVDENTIVVHTNQTPVEDTRDGSGPLMGQAGTPGA; this comes from the exons ATGCTGCACGGGggcccgcggcgggcggcggcgctgggcgccctgctgctgggctggctgctgctggcggcCGCCGAGG AGTGCCTCCGCGGCAACGGCGCGTCCTACCGCGGCAGCCGGCGAGTGGCCTCCGGCGGCGCCCCGTGCCTCAACTGGCTGGCGGTGCGGAGCGGCCCCGGCGCCGCCATCCCGGCAG TCGCCGAGGACCACAACAACTGCAGAAACCCGGACGGCGACACCGCGCCCTGGTGCTACGTCCGAGGCGCCGCCGGGGTCCCCGAGCGGAGACCCTGCGACATCGCCCAGTGCTCAG aTGCTACAGCTGCCACGGCCCCAGTCCCTACAGCAGAAGTTGGTACTTCTCAGGAGGTCGACCGGGTGTTTGAACCGGCTGATACCTTGCCCTCCCGGAGTGAGGCGGCCGCTGTGCAGCCCATCATTGGGATCAGTCAGAGAGTGCAGGTGAACTCCAAAGAAAAGAAGGACTTAGGGACACTAG GGTATGTGCTGGGACTGATCATGATGGTGATAATCATTGCCATTGGAGCCGGCATCGTCCTGGGATACATCTATAAGAG gggGAGAGACTTGAAGGAAAAGCATGAACAGAAAGTTTATGAGCGTGAAATGCAGCGCATCACACTGCCACTCTCAGCGTTCACCAATCCTGCCTGTGAGCTTGTAGATGAGAACACAATTGTGGTGCACACTAACCAGACGCCTGTGGAGGACACGCGTGATGGCAGTGGCCCGCTCATGGGGCAGGCGGGTACTCCTGGTGCCTga
- the PIK3IP1 gene encoding phosphoinositide-3-kinase-interacting protein 1 isoform X1, whose protein sequence is MLHGGPRRAAALGALLLGWLLLAAAEECLRGNGASYRGSRRVASGGAPCLNWLAVRSGPGAAIPAAVAEDHNNCRNPDGDTAPWCYVRGAAGVPERRPCDIAQCSDATAATAPVPTAEVGTSQEVDRVFEPADTLPSRSEAAAVQPIIGISQRVQVNSKEKKDLGTLGYVLGLIMMVIIIAIGAGIVLGYIYKRGRDLKEKHEQKVYEREMQRITLPLSAFTNPACELVDENTIVVHTNQTPVEDTRDGSGPLMGQAGTPGA, encoded by the exons ATGCTGCACGGGggcccgcggcgggcggcggcgctgggcgccctgctgctgggctggctgctgctggcggcCGCCGAGG AGTGCCTCCGCGGCAACGGCGCGTCCTACCGCGGCAGCCGGCGAGTGGCCTCCGGCGGCGCCCCGTGCCTCAACTGGCTGGCGGTGCGGAGCGGCCCCGGCGCCGCCATCCCGGCAG CAGTCGCCGAGGACCACAACAACTGCAGAAACCCGGACGGCGACACCGCGCCCTGGTGCTACGTCCGAGGCGCCGCCGGGGTCCCCGAGCGGAGACCCTGCGACATCGCCCAGTGCTCAG aTGCTACAGCTGCCACGGCCCCAGTCCCTACAGCAGAAGTTGGTACTTCTCAGGAGGTCGACCGGGTGTTTGAACCGGCTGATACCTTGCCCTCCCGGAGTGAGGCGGCCGCTGTGCAGCCCATCATTGGGATCAGTCAGAGAGTGCAGGTGAACTCCAAAGAAAAGAAGGACTTAGGGACACTAG GGTATGTGCTGGGACTGATCATGATGGTGATAATCATTGCCATTGGAGCCGGCATCGTCCTGGGATACATCTATAAGAG gggGAGAGACTTGAAGGAAAAGCATGAACAGAAAGTTTATGAGCGTGAAATGCAGCGCATCACACTGCCACTCTCAGCGTTCACCAATCCTGCCTGTGAGCTTGTAGATGAGAACACAATTGTGGTGCACACTAACCAGACGCCTGTGGAGGACACGCGTGATGGCAGTGGCCCGCTCATGGGGCAGGCGGGTACTCCTGGTGCCTga